gaggggccagTCTTTGGAGCGGGGCTCGGAGGCGTGGCCGACCATGGCGCGCGCAGTCCCAGAACCGgctcgggcgggcgggcgggccgggggccggggagaggggccccggggctgggagtgcgagtccggggggagccggggcctCGCTGGATGAGGCGGGCCGGGGTtctcccgccccccgaccccgggccgggccgggccgcccgagGTCCTCTCCGTCTCCGGCGGTGGCGTGcgggggggagcggcgggggcccTCACTCCGCCTCCCGGTGCACTTCCGAGGCGTCCGCGCGGCAGATGGGGCAAGTCCGGTTTGCCTGCGTTGGGGGGAGAGCGGGCCCGGGATGGGGGCGCAGCCGAGGGACACGAGGGGAGAGTCGTcctccccccctcaccctcccagcccttccaccccccgccccccgggtctgcccgggccggggggtccgggatctgcgggcccggcccggcccttttggagccgccccctccctcccggcctcgggACGCCCCGGGGGTGCTCGTTACCTTCAGCCACTTGTCCACGCACTTGGCGTGAAACTCGTGGTTGCAGGGGAGGACGCGGAGGAGCTGCCGGGCCTCGAAGTCGCTGAAGCAGACGACGCAcctgcgggggcggggcggacACCCCCCGGTCAGAGCCCTCGGGGGCCgccccggaggcccggggaaagGCGGGGGATGGGCTCGGTGATCCtcgggagggcccggggccccACGTGACCCGGAGGGGCGGCGAGGCCTGGGGCGAGTCGGTCACGTCCATCACGtcgactgagcgctcaccgtgcgcagggcGCTAGAACAACGGGacggacgcgtcccccgcccgcggcgggccgggggtccggaggggccggggcggggaggggggcgctcACAGAGTCTGCTCCGACTGGTGGTTCTCGGGGTTGTAGCGGTACGAGGGCAGCTGCTCGATGTCGGCTTTGGTCAGCCCCCGGGGCTTGGCCTCCCCCAGCCGCTCGGCCAGGCTCAGCAACGCCTGTGCGGgacgaggacggggaggagggggtgagagggcggggggccgggaccgccctccggccccgtcctctcccccggcTCGCGGAGGGAGCCCCgcaggcccggcccggcggggagcGGTCACCTCGTAGTTCTCCATCTCCACGTCATCCACGTCTAGATCCAGGCTGATCGTGGGGCCCACGGCCGTCGGTGACACGGGAAGcatggagctggggagaggacgggggcgtgAGGGAgacgggcggagggcggagggctgCCAAGCCGGGCTCCCACCGGACTCCACCGCCCCCGGTCCCGATCCGGGGCCGGCTGGGTACTTACAGGAAATACGGCAGGAAGCTGGGGTAgtagggcggcggcgggggcgggggaggcgggggcgggggcggcgggggcaggggctgcTGCAGTCGGTATCTCTGGGCGCTCAGTCTCCGTGGCATCATGGGAGGGTAcggctgagggagagaggaggaggaggaggaggaggaggagcgcccTGGAGGGGACggttcccccccgccgcccggggacCGCCCGCCGGGCTCGGGGACCCCCGGACGGACCGTCGGGAACGGCCCGGGGGCGGGTCCCCgcggccgccccccctcccctgcccgggcTCGGTGCCCACCGGGGGGAGGGTGgccgaggggagcgggaggagggcccGGAAGCAGGGCGGCCGGGAGGGTGGCGCCAGGAGGGgtgcccgccccccgcgcccgccaGACCGTaggctcgccgcgggcagggcaCGCGTCTATCGTCCTCCCGTCCTctcgggacagtgctccgcgcggGGGAAGCGCTCAACGGATTCGACCGACCCAACTTACCACGCCGAAGGGCAGTTCCTGGTGCAGCGGGTCGTGGGGGAGGTAATgcagggggacggagggggagagggccggggtgtggtgggaggggggagtgtaGGTGAAGGCCCCGATGGGGTTCTGTTCTCGTAGCTCCACGTCGTTGTCTATCCTCTgcagaggctgggccgggggagacagagagcacgaggggcggcggggggggggggggggggcggtcagccGGGCTCctcgacgccccccgccccccggccccccggccccgcgactTACCATGCGCGGGTGCTGGGGCTGGAGAGGCACGAACTGGCCCAGGGGGGCCATGTGGGGCGGCTGGTGTGGGGGGTGCAGGATGTAATGGTCACTGGAGATGAGCGGGGGGAACGTCTGGTAGGACACGGGCAGCTGCTGCAGGGCACACGCCTGGATCAGCTGCCGgacacgggcgggggggggggagagacgccGACACCGACGGAGGCGGAGACCGAGGCGGATGGAGACCAGGAggacggagaaagagagaggaacggAGAGGCGGACGGAGACAGAGAAGCGGGGACGGAGAGGCACGGAGAGGGAGAAAACCGGACAGAGAGTCGGAAGAGACACGGGACAAAGAGAAAGCCAGATGGAacaagacacacagagagagacagggacaaagagaaaaacagacagagagagacacagggacagagagaaaagacGGAAGGAGACGGAcaggaggatggagaaagaaacTCAGAGACAAACATAGAAAGATACGtggagacagagcgagagagagacagggacaaagagaaacagagacacagaaaggcaGGTGGGGGCAACGAAAGAAACCCAGGGATAgaaacaaagagacagagagcagaaacaggcagggagacagagaccaacgtggagaggcagagaaagtcaGACGGACAGATGAAGCCAACCAGAGACAGAGCAAAAGAGAGTtgaggggacagagaagaagAGACCAGAAGAGacgggaggaaaaagaaagggagagggtcaAACACTCAGAGAGACAGAGTAccacaaagagaaagagagatggcggaaaagggagaggggcaggttcggggagagaaagggggaggcggTCAGCTGGGGTCCCAGCCCGGCTCCGGGTTCTGgggttggcggggtggggggaaggggccagaggagggaggggcaggggcgggggcggggtgccTGCCCACCCACCTGAAAACCAGGGAATCTCTTTCCTCGGGGACCCAATCCACCCATCACCCCCTGGGTCTCCACCTGGCCGAAGGGGACAAGGGGCGCCCCAACCCACCCCCGGCACTGAGACCGAggacggagagagagggaggaggtgcccCTTACGGCACCATCACCCGCAGGACCCTCCTGCGGCGCTGGTCCATAACCGGGTTCTCTCGGTCACCAGAGGTGAGCGGGGTGTGAGGGCCTCCCAGGGCCCACCCCCGCGGGGCTTCGACGGGCGACAGTCCGGCCCCCGGGTTGGCCGACGCCGTCGGCCACCCTTGACCCGCTCCCCCGTCTCCTTTGGGTCTGCCTCCgcaccctcggctttaaagcccccGATCTCCACGCCCCCTCCTACCGCCCCTCGCCGATCGTCCGCTACGGCCCGGCCCgcgcattttgctcctctaccgccaaccttctcgctatacctccatctcgtctggctcgcctctgacctctcgcccacgccccGCCTCAGGTCTTcgacaccctccctctctcctcatatccgacggacgGGGACCCCGCCCCCTTTCgaagcctcatcgaaggcccatctcctccgagaggccttccctgactgagccttcctttccgcttctccctctcccctctgcgtcgccctgactcgccccCTCTATTTaccacccgcccccagccccacaccactttgtCCATACCTATCATTCACCTAtctctactaatgtctgtctcccaatctagaccgtcggctcgttgtgggcggggaacgtgtccgtttatactctcccaagagctcggtacagggctctgcacaagagtaagctctcgataaattcGACCGACGACGCCAAGCTCATCCCCACCGGTTCGGCGCGCCCGCCCATCTCCCCCGCCAGAGCCTAAGTCTCCCAGAGGCCGGGACGGCACCAACCGCTCGGATCGCGCCCTCCAGGTGCCCGGCACGGTGCTCGACAACGGGCAGGCACCCCCTCCGGTGCTCGGGAGCCCGGCCCGGTGCTCCGCCCcccggcacggtgctctgcccacagaagaccGAGAGTCACACGCCCGCCTTCCCGGCTCGGGAGGGGGTGAAAGGTACGGACCACGCGAAGCGGGGGTTGTGAACGTTTATAAAAGACGGGACGACGACGACGTGGCCGAGGGGTGCGACGAGCTCTCGGCTCCGTCcgtccgccccgccgccccccgcccccggggctccccctgCTCACCGGGGGCgggaggcagcagagggggtAATGCTGACCGCTGAACATGACGGAGCATCCTGGGAGCTGCTGCGTGCTGCACCCAGGGATGGGGAAGCCTTGGGCCGTCACCGTGGTAACCGTGTAGGACAGAGGGACCGGGCCCTGATGAACCTGGAAAAAGCAAAACCGGAGCCAAGCTGagtcgggggggggcggcgaccaggccccctcggcccccgggcCGATCCCGGGCGGCTCCCGATCCGCCGGCGATCCGTCGATGGCATTTGTCGGGCGGCTTAACCGTCTACGCCCAGCCCTCCTCCGGGTGGGCCCCGCGGCCGTACCTGCTCGTGGAGATCGACCATGAATGGCGTCTGCTGGGGCGGGTGGGCGGCCGGGTGCAGCATTCGGGGCGCTGTGCTGGCGAGAGCGAAGGCTCGGGGCTCATCTagcggggcgcggggcggcggCTGCGGGAACGGGGGCCGGGCCGCGTTCTCATCCTGGGccggcccggcggccggggggcggtcCCGGCGACCCCAAGGGCGCCGCGTGGCCGGGCTGCGACGCAGAGGGCCGCCGGTCAGGGGGCCcggaccccgcctccccccgccccccgtcctccccgccgcccggaccccgccccctcccggaccccctcaCCTTCGCCGGAGATGGGCCGGGACGCCGCAGGGACCCCCGGAGAAGCGCCGCTGGGCCAAGGGGTCGGAGGGAGGCCGCCTAGTCACCGCCAGTTCCCATGGTCGCATTGGGGAGACGTCGGCCAGGCGGGGAGGGCTTCGGGGCCgcgggctcggggcggggggcggtgccaGTCCCGCGGGCTCTgctggggggcggagagggggtgcgtcaggcgggccgggagggggccggtGGCCGGCCGGAGCGGGACGGGCACGTACGGgcggccctccctctcccccctcctccgctcCCTGACCCGTCCGAAACACCCGGcgtagggcggggggaggggtgggggtccggggtggggggccTGCCAGGGTCTGGGAAACAACCATCATCCTAGACATCGGATCCGCGGTGCTTTCATTTTCCCGGAGCCCGACCACTCCAACCTTCTCATTTTATCCACATCACGTCCCGGGGAGGGAACGGTGAATTGTCCGCGGTCACCGAGGGGGCCCTTGGCCGGGTCGGGGCTGGGACTCGTTCGGACAATCGTATTTCTTGggtccttcctgtgtgcagagcaccgtaccgagcgttgggagaggacagttcaactCGGGTGTCGGGACTCTGTGCCGGAGGTAGATGGATTTGCCGCGGACCCGAACGAGGGCCGGCCCAGGtgctgccccctgctggccaCTCCGCCAACTCTCGGCCCCCGTGCCGCCCCCTGCTGGTCACTCCGCAAAAACTCCCGGCCCCCGtgctgccccctgctggccaCTCCGCCAACTCCCGGCCCCCGTGCTGCCCCCTGCTGGTCACTCCGCAAAACTCCCGGCCCCCGtgctgccccctgctggccactccgccacctcccggcccccgtgctgccccctgctggccaCTCCGCCACCTTCCGGCCCCCGtgctgccccctgctggccaCTCCGCCAACTCCCGGCCTCCGtgctgccccctgctggccaTTCCCCCAAAACTCCCGACCCCCGTGCTGCCCCCTGCTGGTCACTCCGCAAACTCCCGGCCCCGTCCGGAGCTCCGCCCCCTGCTGGCCACCCTGCGAACTCCTCGCCTcccccggagccccgccccccccggccgccgctcgcccggcccctcctgccccctgctgGACACTCGGCGAACTCCCCCCGGGCCAGGCAGCCATTCAGCcgacgtccattcattcattcattcattcagatttcattcattcattcattcgtatttctcgagcgctgactgtgtgcagagcactgtgtcacgCGCTTGGAAAGCCCAATAGGACAAAAAAGagggacagtccccgcccacaacgggcttgcagtctagagttactgagtgctttctgtgtgcaggacacggttctatgcacttgaaaagtaccatatgacgagagagacaatccccgcccacaacgggcttgcaatctagagttacggagcgcttactgtgtgcagagcactgtagtccaGCTCGGACCACAAGGGCCTGTGGGTccagcccaccccctgcccccggacAACTgcccagtacagagcttggccccCAGCAGGCCTCTGTCAACGCAGGGCCCGGGAGATTCCCCCGccaccggataataataataataataatagtaattacggcatttgttcattcctacattcaatcatatttattgaacgcttactacgtgcagagcaccacaaAGCGTCCGGGACTGAACAacgtaacaataaaacagacatattccctgcccacaacaagtttacagtcttatgcATTTACTAGGTGTTAggccctgcactaaacactgagttTTAGAAAGGGGatgatcggatcagacacagtccctgtcccacataggactcaatcttcatcccccttttacagaggaggcaactgaggcacacagaagctaagtgactggcccgaggtcacactgcgggcaagtggtggagccgggattagaacccaggtcctcgtgattcccaggcctgtgctctatccactacgccatgctgcttctcaatcaaccaatcaatccctATGCGTTGCTCCCCACTTCAGACTGGTAAACCCGAGGCCAGAGACTGCGTCTTATGCtgatagcgcttagtacagtgctctgcacacaataagcgctcaataaaaactatcgaatgaataataataaccgcggcactcgtgaagcgcttacaatgtgccaagctctgtactaggcattggggtagatcatCAGGTCGGGGACAGTCTAACAAGAACaacggtatttaagggcttactgtgtgccaagcactgagctaaatgctggggtggagacacgataatcaggtcgaacacagtccgaCGACGACGATAACtgcatttaagggcttattatatacAAAGCACCGAGCTAAGTGATgagacagatgcaagataatcaggtcggacaccggcaacaacaataataataatcgcgaaTTTagggattatgtgccaagcactggggtagatttgagataattaggtcagattcagtaaataaacagtaataaaaacGGTATTtaactgctcagtaagtaccgagTAGCAACCCAAGCAGCGCCTGGATGGATCCAAGACCGTGCGGTCAGACACCGCAGCGCACACAGTCCAAGCTGTTCCCGAGACCCCGGGGCAcccggcttaacctctctgggcctcagttccctcggctgtaa
This sequence is a window from Ornithorhynchus anatinus isolate Pmale09 chromosome X2, mOrnAna1.pri.v4, whole genome shotgun sequence. Protein-coding genes within it:
- the RNF44 gene encoding RING finger protein 44 isoform X3, with the protein product MRPWELAVTRRPPSDPLAQRRFSGGPCGVPAHLRRSPATRRPWGRRDRPPAAGPAQDENAARPPFPQPPPRAPLDEPRAFALASTAPRMLHPAAHPPQQTPFMVDLHEQVHQGPVPLSYTVTTVTAQGFPIPGCSTQQLPGCSVMFSGQHYPLCCLPPPQLPVSYQTFPPLISSDHYILHPPHQPPHMAPLGQFVPLQPQHPRMPLQRIDNDVELREQNPIGAFTYTPPSHHTPALSPSVPLHYLPHDPLHQELPFGVPYPPMMPRRLSAQRYRLQQPLPPPPPPPPPPPPPPPYYPSFLPYFLSMLPVSPTAVGPTISLDLDVDDVEMENYEALLSLAERLGEAKPRGLTKADIEQLPSYRYNPENHQSEQTLCVVCFSDFEARQLLRVLPCNHEFHAKCVDKWLKANRTCPICRADASEVHREAE
- the RNF44 gene encoding RING finger protein 44 isoform X5: MLHPAAHPPQQTPFMVDLHEQVHQGPVPLSYTVTTVTAQGFPIPGCSTQQLPGCSVMFSGQHYPLCCLPPPLIQACALQQLPVSYQTFPPLISSDHYILHPPHQPPHMAPLGQFVPLQPQHPRMPLQRIDNDVELREQNPIGAFTYTPPSHHTPALSPSVPLHYLPHDPLHQELPFGVPYPPMMPRRLSAQRYRLQQPLPPPPPPPPPPPPPPPYYPSFLPYFLSMLPVSPTAVGPTISLDLDVDDVEMENYEALLSLAERLGEAKPRGLTKADIEQLPSYRYNPENHQSEQTLCVVCFSDFEARQLLRVLPCNHEFHAKCVDKWLKANRTCPICRADASEVHREAE
- the RNF44 gene encoding RING finger protein 44 isoform X2 codes for the protein MRPWELAVTRRPPSDPLAQRRFSGGPCGVPAHLRRSPATRRPWGRRDRPPAAGPAQDENAARPPFPQPPPRAPLDEPRAFALASTAPRMLHPAAHPPQQTPFMVDLHEQVHQGPVPLSYTVTTVTAQGFPIPGCSTQQLPGCSVMFSGQHYPLCCLPPPACALQQLPVSYQTFPPLISSDHYILHPPHQPPHMAPLGQFVPLQPQHPRMPLQRIDNDVELREQNPIGAFTYTPPSHHTPALSPSVPLHYLPHDPLHQELPFGVPYPPMMPRRLSAQRYRLQQPLPPPPPPPPPPPPPPPYYPSFLPYFLSMLPVSPTAVGPTISLDLDVDDVEMENYEALLSLAERLGEAKPRGLTKADIEQLPSYRYNPENHQSEQTLCVVCFSDFEARQLLRVLPCNHEFHAKCVDKWLKANRTCPICRADASEVHREAE
- the RNF44 gene encoding RING finger protein 44 isoform X4 translates to MRPWELAVTRRPPSDPLAQRRFSGGPCGVPAHLRRSPATRRPWGRRDRPPAAGPAQDENAARPPFPQPPPRAPLDEPRAFALASTAPRMLHPAAHPPQQTPFMVDLHEQVHQGPVPLSYTVTTVTAQGFPIPGCSTQQLPGCSVMFSGQHYPLCCLPPPLPVSYQTFPPLISSDHYILHPPHQPPHMAPLGQFVPLQPQHPRMPLQRIDNDVELREQNPIGAFTYTPPSHHTPALSPSVPLHYLPHDPLHQELPFGVPYPPMMPRRLSAQRYRLQQPLPPPPPPPPPPPPPPPYYPSFLPYFLSMLPVSPTAVGPTISLDLDVDDVEMENYEALLSLAERLGEAKPRGLTKADIEQLPSYRYNPENHQSEQTLCVVCFSDFEARQLLRVLPCNHEFHAKCVDKWLKANRTCPICRADASEVHREAE
- the RNF44 gene encoding RING finger protein 44 isoform X1; translation: MRPWELAVTRRPPSDPLAQRRFSGGPCGVPAHLRRSPATRRPWGRRDRPPAAGPAQDENAARPPFPQPPPRAPLDEPRAFALASTAPRMLHPAAHPPQQTPFMVDLHEQVHQGPVPLSYTVTTVTAQGFPIPGCSTQQLPGCSVMFSGQHYPLCCLPPPLIQACALQQLPVSYQTFPPLISSDHYILHPPHQPPHMAPLGQFVPLQPQHPRMPLQRIDNDVELREQNPIGAFTYTPPSHHTPALSPSVPLHYLPHDPLHQELPFGVPYPPMMPRRLSAQRYRLQQPLPPPPPPPPPPPPPPPYYPSFLPYFLSMLPVSPTAVGPTISLDLDVDDVEMENYEALLSLAERLGEAKPRGLTKADIEQLPSYRYNPENHQSEQTLCVVCFSDFEARQLLRVLPCNHEFHAKCVDKWLKANRTCPICRADASEVHREAE